The genomic DNA TGGGGAGCGCTATTTCTTATAAAACACCCCCAAAATAGGTTTACACTTGCTAAACGTATGTGTAACAGGAAATGCATTTAGATATGTCCAGATAGGGTTTCTAGAGTTACAACATCTGATCTGTCCCTATTCTTGCGCAACTGGTTTATTATATAAATTGTACAGTTTAGAATTCTAAAAATTATAATTTGGTGTTGTAACATATGGCTTTCCACTTTTGCATGGAAAATACTTCTACTTCTGGTTTATAGGTGACCAGCAGAAGTTTCACCATTCAGACTTCCACAAATGAGCTGTTctccccataaaaaataaaaaaaaaacataaaacaaaaaaaattacgttTAATGGATTGCATTGTACAAATAAGGCTTAGACACTCGCAGAAAAATTGCATTTCAAAAGTCACAACTCTTAGCAAGGAGAACACTAATTGGCCGGATCTAAAAATGGTGACAATCAACACTTCTCTGCAAACAGGGATCTCCATATTATAAGTGCAGGTGAATAGCCATTTAAAGGAATTCTGTACTGAAAGGAACACAACGAATGCCATTCTCCctttttgaggcacattgcattcgtcttttatCTCCAGTTTCTCTAAGAATAGTTGTGATCTACTGGTCCCCTGGACCGGGATCGGCCTTTCTTGATGGCTTTCTTGATCtgcttggctaccctactttctctcttctgaaatccccacaatcattcttggtgacttcaacatccctgttaatactaacactccttctaTAGTACTTCACCATCTCAACCCTTcttttctctactctgctactgaccacctttatgacaaaatctcatccctGTCCTGCCCCATTTAGCAGCAAATtttgtctacaacacttcactgtTATCCTCCCTAGACACACtgacccccctcactacacacagaatcaggccccaacctctagaaccttggcaaacagatgacaccagaagtttAAAAAACATAGCCATGCCCTTGAGCACCTGTGgagtaagactaatgccctgtacacacaatcggacattgatcagacattctgacaacaaaatccattgtttttttccgacggatgttggctcaaacttgtcttgtatacacacagtcgcacaaagttatcggaaaatccgatcgatctgaacgcggtgacataaaacacatacgtcgggactataaacgggcaatagccaatagctttcatctcttaatttattctgagcatgcatggtactttgtccgtcggatttgtctacacacgatcggaatttaaaggatcggattttgttgtcggaaaattttatagcttgctctcaaactttgtgtgtcggaaattccgatggaaaaagtccgatgtccggaatttccgacaacaagctccaatcacaCATATTAGACACAGAgtcggaaagtccgaccctgtgtacagggcattagtctcataaggatttcaaccaatataaatctaccctccaaaaatacaattccagcctcctcactgccaagcagacctattttatcactctcattaacaacttatcatcctGCCCCTgccaactcttttctacctttaactctctacttcgtcctccactgcttccacccactaactcactcactgcccaggagatcgccaatcacttcaaacataagattgatacaatttgtgaggagatctccgCTGTACAGATATATTCTCCTCTTAACACtctatgtccacaggtacaatcattacttccttcaTTTAACCCtgccactatagacgaggttgctaaacttttctctaacgtccacctaaccacctgccccccggatcctgttccctcgcaaatgctatggTCTCCCTCTTCTAAATTtacaccagatttttttttttatttactaacagacatatcagccaggatgtcacatcacttccacaaactcaatctatccaaaacttgaGCTCCTaatcgccccccctcccctccccaatgtgcctcttcccctggtttctctgtcaagatcgataacACTactatccccacatgccaaggttctaggtgtaatcctggactctgaactgatCTTTTGGCCCCACTtctaatcactgtccaaatcttgccgcctcaaccttcgcaacatctccaaaatacgccccttcctaaccaatgacaccacaaacctCCTAGTTCACTCCTTCGTCATCTCcagcctcgactactgcaactccctcctcacaggattaccTTTAcgtaggctatccccccttcagtccatcatgaatgctgctgccaggctcatccaccttaccaaccgttcagtgtctgctactcctctctgtcaatcctccactggcttccgctcacccaacaaattaaattaaaaatactaataacaacttacaaagccatccacaactttgcccccagctacatcactaacctagtctcaaaatactaacctaCCCATTCTCtttattcctcccaagacctcctgttctctagctctagctgttctctatctccctcatcaccttctcccatgctcgcctccaggacattttccgagcctttcccatcctatggaactccctaccccaatctgtccgacagAGTAGGCTTTTTTTggttttagatgatccctgaaaaccctcctcttcagaaaagcctattctgcccccacctaacaTCTGTACTTTTatgttctccatcagctcatcccccacagttattaccttttgtatcacttgaccctccctcccagattgtaagctctaatgagcagggccctctgattcctcctgtgttgaattctattgtaactgtactgtctgccctcatgttgtaaagtgctgcgcaaattgttgccgctatataaatcctgtattataataataatgataattccAGAGTTCGTTGAAGAGATGATAGCTGTCTTgctattttttactttaatattaTAAGAGTTATTGAATCAGAAGAAGAATGCAGTAAGCAAAGTTAGAATgcctgcgtatatatatatatatatatatatatatatatatatatatatatatatatatatatatatatatatataaaaacaaaaaaaagaatttctgATCTGCATATGTGTTTCAAGTCCGTTACTTACAAAGTATGGAAGCCATTGGATCTGCGTGACAGCCAAACAAGTAGCACTTTCAGCAGGAACTTGGCAGTGGCATTCTATATACTTCTTTTAATATAGGTTAACTTGATAACTGTAAAAATCGCCTTGTCTTTCTGTTTACTAGTGCGACAGGAGTGCTGGTATAAGAATGGAGGATGCTGGCAGTACTGCACAGACACCCCCCGAGCACTCAGCGTGACCTGCTCCTGTGCAAATGGCTACACCCTGGAAGAGGATGGCAAGAAATGTGCCCCAGCTGGTAAGCTGGATAGTTGCCTAAGCTGTGCAACTATAAATGTAACACAACTCCCTTTACCTTTGTCCCTTTATATAGATACAATTATAATTCTAATTAGGTTAAATGGTTGATAATTTTGCTAAAGTGAAACTCTACTGATTGACTGTGCTTGATGCCCAGTGCCAATTGGTATGCTACATAGTCAACTTGGCCTTCCCACCTGTTTTTTCCACTTACTGTATTGAAGGTATAGTGAAGTCTTGATGTTTTAGCTATTCTGCTATTAATATCTTTGTTTAGTGTGCCAACCTGGCTGATGATGGTACCTCCAGAATACTTAGAAATATGCATCTGCTTCAGCATTTCTTTCCTAGTTTCTTATCAAATTCCTTTTCTCATACCTAGCTGTTCATATCATTTTGGTCTCCCTCATACTTACTCACACAATTTGCCTTTGGTGTTCTTGTTACCATTGAACATgtaataaactaaactaaacacacCTGCTACATATAAAGGAAACTTTTACAAATAATTTCAACATACACttaacattgttttgtttttttcctctcatAAACTACAGGCATGATGGTAATGATTCAAATTTCTACTTAAATTCCAGTTAAGTTTCCTTGTGGACTGACAGCTGGCTCATCCCGCTCTCTTCTGGATCTCGAGTTGGAATCAGATGAACTCTTCAATACTGACTACAACATCACTACTCGTTCCCCACCCAGTAGGACACCAACTGTGTCCAAACCAAGAAAATTAAATGAAACACTAGAGCTGTCCCTCAGTAACGAGACTGCATCAGCTCAAACAATGAACAATCCATCGGCAACTATGTCATCTCAGCACTTAGGAGGAATAAAGAATGACACCAACAGTTCATATATAAGTGTCGGTGGTTATGGTCCTCTTGAAAATTCAGCGACTAACATGAATCATACAAACAGAACAGACAATGGACATGGTTATTCTGAGAGCACCCTTGCAGATGAACATGCCCGGATTGTTGGCGGCATGCTCTGTGAGTTGGGGCAGTGCCCGTGGCAGGTCTGTTAACCTTTAAGTAGATTTGATATATGTGATATATACTATAAAATTTGTCAACTTTAATATTTGTAAAATGCAGTGATCTCTCATCTGTAAAAGTATGCAATATTATTTGGAAAGCAATGatgttgcaggtaaaaaaataaccTGGTAATAGTTAATACAGCTATGCTTTTACCTGGGTGGAATATACAGCCAGTCTGCTGCTCCTTGACTTCTTTAGCCTTAACACCTAACAACTCCAGATCTCACATCTTTCCTCATAAAACCACTGAGATTTCTTGCTTTAATTAACCAATACAGAAATCTACAGTATAACATTCTTAAAGTAATGGTAAACCAATTttgtttaattaaaataacaaacattttatacttatttgctctgtgtggtagtattgcacagagcagccctgaaactcctcttctgaggtcctgAGGTCCCCCACCAGCATTCTATGCTCCTCTtcttctccaagtgcccccatagcaagccacctaCCATGGGGACACTCGTGCTGGTGTACTCCCGagttgggctgtgtgcatccatagagtCACACAGGGTGAATTGgccctgcccctgctccctcctcactggatttgacagAGTGCAGCACTCTCAGTAAAACCCATAAATACATGAAGAGAGGAGAGTGGGGCTGCTGGCTGGGATAATGCTGGATCAAGAGTGGTGTTATGTAAGTGTTAACGGAGGGGGAGAGGCACAGACAGTAGAAgctctttaccttaatgcatagaatgcatcagtggcggctggtgggtttttttgttGGGGGGCAAACAACCCCTACCCCCCGCTCGCTAGGTGGCGGGCATCCGTACGGCAGGCATTCGGGCAGCGGGTGGCCGTACAGAAGGCATTCGGGCAGCGGGCATCCGGAGAGCATGcattggctcctgtgtcctctcctcctcgcttccgccatgtggctcctccccttctcctaggtgtccaataggagtgcctgtcctttcagccaatccggTGACAGGTCACAtacccgcttcttgattggccgggaggaggaccagtgttagaatagcgaatattaattcgctattctaacacacctaggTGGGCTGTGAGTGCATTCTCTGCGCccggagtccaccctattttgaagactattagagcctctagctctaatcagtgcttcaaaaaaacacccccaccactgtaattcatgcacccagcATCCtacaaggggccggacgcatggataaggggggtagcgcccgtgtgcccttattaGACGGGGCCGCCCctcaaatgcattaaggtaaaaaaactgcctttagaactactttaaccgcttactgactggctcctgtacatatacgtcagctgctgccacaaccgaggtatccacctttacaggagccggtcgtgtttctGATAATGATGGTCTCTGCagtgggttcgccgcgagatcaccgttattgactgcgggagaggtgccaccccccctcctgccactctcccgcgccctccgccgcttaccggagccatcggtagcggcggaggcgatcaggaccTGTCACTTCCTTGGTATTGAGACGAGTCAGGCTAAGATGgcccctacccgtctccataccataggagggtggaagcgacgtcacaacgtcagctccgcccatttccctaaaaggcatatttttttgttgtcatttttttttttgttgttgtcatttttttttttttttgcatttaagtccaaatatgagatctgaggactttttgaccccagatctcatatttaagaggacctgtcatgcttttttctattactagggatgtttacattccttgtaataggaataaaaacaatccaaataaaaaaaaaacctgtgaaaaaataaataaaataaagtaaaataaataagaaaaaaaattttttttaaagcgccctgtcctgacgagcttgcgCGCCCATGCGCAAAAGTgaccgcatacgtgagtagtgcccgcatatgaaaacagtggtcaaaccacacatgtgaggtatcaccttgaccggtagagcaagagcaataattctagccctggacctcctctgtaacgcaaaacatgcaacctgtagaattttttaaacattgcctatggagatttttaagggtaaaagtttggcgctattccacaagcaggcgcaattttgaagcgtgacatgttgggtataaatttacttggcataacattatatttcacaatataaaaaaaaaatgggctaactttactgttgtcttatttttttattcaaaaaagtgaattttttccaaaaaatgtgcgcttataagaccgctgcgcaaatacgatgcgaaaaaaagtattgcattgaccgccattctattctctagggtgtcagaaaaaaaccaatatataatatttggaggttctaagtaattttctagcaaaaaaaactgttttaaacatgtaaacacctaaaatccaaaacgaggctagtccttaagtggttaaagttttattGAATATTTAGCTAAAAGCGGGCAAACACATTTCAGGTCCATCAAAACTAAAGGTGTGCaaaatttgttttctttagaaagtaaCCATAGTTTGAGTTGAAAAGCTTGTTCACTGTCAGCATGTTGCAGATTGGGACCCTTGCTTTCTGTGTGAAAGGTCTgacaccacaaccccccccccccccccgccgctgagTCAAAGCTAGAGATCTCGAAGCTCTAGAGATCTAGAGATCAGCAGAAAATATTAGTTTTGACATGGGATTACCAAAATGGGATGGGagcattaggcctctttcacacggggcagatcagtcatgatccgccccgtgaacatccgcttgctcagcggggatagctccgccgatccccgctgagcaggaagatgacaggtgcatcgctgcacactgtgcagcgacggacctgtcagagcgccgctctcccctatggggggatcggatgatgacggtccgtagtgtccgtcgtcatccgatccgatccgaaaacggaggaaaaagtaggtttttcctccgttacacttttcggatcggagcgggtcggatgtcagcggacatgtcaccgctgacatccgacgctccatagggatgactgtatgtccgtttttcatccgaaaacggatggatgaaaaacggacatacggatcatccgtgtgaaagaggccttaaaccaTAGCTGATTTTAGTATCGGATGCTAAGGATTACTGCATTTTCCTAGGGCTATACTCCTTAaaattttacttttctttataattgttaataaaaatttgTACTTGTTCTGTGTTCATGATGTTGTTTCTTTCAGGTCTTAATCCGTACAATCCGAGGAGTAGATTTCTGTGGTGGGAGTCTTATTAGTGCACGCTGGGTATTGTCAGCTGCCCACTGCTTTGAGGATGTTGTTCCTCATCATGTTACCATTGGTGAGTTATCGTACTACACATAATTGGTATACTGTAGATATTGTATTTTTACGAGTTACAAaaatgaaattatatttttttctagaatAATATCGGACAAGGTTTTTTATTAGCAGTCCCAAAACTGTGCTCCAGCTCCAAAGCCAGGTATAAGGTAGATGTAGAGGTTGGTGCTGCAACCAGGGGTGCTGATCCCCAGACAAGCGATGCTAATCCATGATAGGAAGGTGCACGTCGAACATATGTCCTTGCTAAAACATAGCTTTTATTAGCACAACCAGTAAAATTGTAGCAAGGGAAGCTTACAAGTTTCGCCAAACAGTGTTAATCATAGTACCATTAAGGCTGTTTGCTGAAAAACACATAAACTTCTCTTGTTGCAGATTTACtggttctgctaaaaaaaaactatgttttaGCAAGGATATATGTTAGGTGTGCACCTTCCTATCAAGAATTTTACTGTGTGTAGTaacaaaaataatattatatattttataatttttacatttcacTGTGCTCAGCTGGAAATAGCTGTCACTGTTTTAAAATAAGTATCTTAAGTCAGCGTGTTAGTTTTGTGATTTGAAGCTGGATTGCCCTTAaagcttctggtcaatttctatcattaccagtaccattgagagtattcttctccactgcgctgtagtgtggtatgccagctgcagggcggaggaggataagaagtgcctgtctcATGTGGtaaaaacagcacagcggatcatagccagccgattaaaaaagctAGTTCAGAAGTGTTTTATTGCTGCTGCAAAGAGTATCCGGATAATATTTATGATACATTCCATTAGGGATGGAGAGGTAGGCCTCcccacgtctcatttaaagtctcacattccccccccccccccccctctatcttGAGTATCCAGATAAATTTTGTTGtttgtatacaatgacaataacatctacagtggggcaaaaaagtatttagtcagccaccaattgagatagttctcccacttaaaaaaatgagagaggcctgtaattgtcatcataggtatacctcaactatgagaggcaaaatgtggaaacaaatccagacaatcacattgtctgatttggaaagaatttatttgcaaattatggtggaaaataagtattttgtcaatatcaaaagttcatctcaatactttgttatatatcctttgttggcaatgacagaggtcaaacgttttctgtaagtcttcacaaggttgtcacacactgttgctggtatgttggcccattcctccatgcagatctcctctagagcagtgacaTTTTGGGGTtgttgctgggcaacacagactttcaactccctccaaaggttttctatggggttgagatctggagactggctaggcgactccaggaccttgaaatgcttcttacgaagccactccttcgttgcctgggcagtgtgtttgggatcattgtcatgctgaaagacccagccatgtttcatcttcaatgcccttgctgatgggaggaggtttgcactcaaaatctcatgatacatggcccaaTTCATtcttcatgtacacggatcagtcgtcctgttccctttgcagagaaacagctccaaagcatgatgttgccacccccatgcttcacagtaggtatggtgttctttggttgcaacccAGCATtccctctcctccaaacacgacgagttgtgtttctaccaaacaattctactttggtttcatctgaccatatgacattctcccaatcctcttctggatcatccaaatgctctctagcaaaccccagacgggcccggacatgtactggcttaagcagggggacacgtctggcactgcaggatctgagtccctgggggcatagtgtgttactgatggtagcctttgttacgttgttccaagctctctgcaggtcattcactaggtccccccgtgtggttctgggatttttgctcaccggtcttgtgatcattttgaccccacggggtgaaatCTTGCGTGGAGccaagatcgagggagattatcagtggtcttgtatgtcttccattttctaattattgctcccacagttgatttcttcacaccaatctgcttgcctattgcagattcagtcttcccagcctggtgcgggtctacaattttgtttctggtgtccttcgacagctctttggtcttcaccatagtggagtttggagtgtgactgtttgaggttgtggacaggtgtcttttatactgataacaagttcaaacaggtgccattaatacaggtaatgagtggaggacagaggagcctcctaaagaagaagatacaggtctgtgagagacagaaatcttgcttgtttgtaagtgacaaaatacttattttccaccataatttggaaataaattctttccaaatcagacaatgtgattgtctggatttgtttccacattttgtctctcatagttgaggtatacctatgatgacaattacaggcctctctcatctttttaagtgggagaacttacacaattagtggctgactaaatactttttgcccctatctatctatctatctatctatctatctatctatctatctatctatctatctatctatctatctatctatctatctatctatctccacttTGAAGACATTTACTTTTACTCCCTGTTCCAGTGACAGGGTAGGAAAGGAAGGATAATCTTCCCAGCAGGGccacagacaacaaacaaaatcAACATTTAATAATTATTCCCAATGTATATACACTAAAACGACAAAAACATTTGTTGAGGTTCCACTTCAACATGACTGGGAACAACCCAGTTATGGCAAATAGAActtagtagggttgatttactaaaagaggcGGTTTACCTAGCAAAGTGTATGTTCACATTGCAATGTGAACATTAGTCAATAAGATGAACCTGTGTTCACTTGGGATACCCAAGCATGTGAATTTTGAAAAACACTTGtcttgctagcacatgattgggtattcaaagtgaagaCATCTTCTCCTTATTCACTAACACTTACTTTGAAAAGTGAACATCCACTCCATAACTCTTTTCCCAACTGTATTTTCTCAAAGCCCTTATGTAGTAGGCGTAacataaaagtgtatatatatatatatctatatatatatatagatagatatagatatatatctatctatatatatatagatagatatatatctatatctatctatatatatatatatatttcaatccaGTCAAACTTCTTACTGGAAGACTGGGCAGTGTTGTTCACACATGCTGTAATCGGGTAAATTATGGCTTCCTGGAGGGCGATAATGTTCATGTCTAAGTTTTCCAACTTACTGTGGAACAGAAACCAAACCTAAACCAGATATCTGCTTCTTCTTGCTCAAATCACCACCCTGCAGGAACTCCAAGATGTTTCTAATGTCTATTCAGACAAATACATGCAGCGCAAGTGTGATGGGACACAGCTGAATGTTCAACAGTCTGCAGTGAGTTGTGCAGTGTTTTTTCACTATGTATGAAAAGTGATGCAAGCAAGTGATGCTAAAATTATATTGCTTCATTTGCTTTTATCTGGCCATGTACAGTACATGTTGCTATACTGTAAGGATGGTAAGAGAAAAATTCTCTTCTCTGATATTTTTCTTTTCTCTAACTTTACTTTTACCAAATTTTTAGGTGATTATGACAAAAATCTGCGGGATAGGGACGAACAGAAGATTCTCGTCTTACAAGTTTTTTCCCATCCATATTACCTAGGAGAATATTATGATCATGACATTGGACTTCTGTACTTACGCAACCCAGCTGTCTTTGGTGAATACTCACGACCCATCTGCTTGCCTAGTCCTAGCCTTGGGCGTTTACTAACGCAGGAAGGGGAGGTAGGGCAAGTAAGTGGCTGGGGATCTACACGCTATCTAGGACGTGCTAGTCGTTTCTTACTAAAGGTCCGGTTACCTGTTGTCAGCCAAGAGGCCTGCACGGCATCCACTGAAAATGTGTTAACAGGAAACATGTTCTGTGCTGGATACAGCATTGAAGCCAAAGATGCCTGTAAAGGGGACAGTGGAGGTCCATTTGCTGTATTATACCGCAATTCCTGGTACTTGGTGGGGGTCGTGAGCTGGGGAGAAGGATGTGCAGCAGAAGGAAAATATGGTGTATATACAAGAGTGTCAAATTATATTTCATGGATAAAGGACACTATCATTGAAACAGAGGGATTTGATGAGTCACTTGTCCAGACATTATGACCTACCACTGttatccagaattttttttttgtcggGTAGAATAAATTATACAAGTTTAtatagagaggaaaaaaaaagatttcgAAGTTGCAATTACATGTCTGTACTGAACTATACTGTATCTGGTAACAGAAGACTAAACTAAATATCTGTGCATAAATAGCTGCAAACAAAAATATACCATTTTTCAACCCTTAAATTCCTGACAGGAGGAAAAAATTTGTACCAGCTCTTAACACCCTGGCCTCCACTAGCTGTGTGTAATAGCATTCAAGTAAAACATAGTCGGCAACCCGGTGACTAAACGgtgcagaaaaattttttttttatttattttttccaatactttatttaaagcggatggaacttccgctttaagtgtaggtgaccccctgacataccacatttggcatgtaattttttggggggaggaacaGGTGCCCTGGTGCTGTGGCGCcgggaaggaagatcacctctcccccctctctccctgcaatcttctgggacatgtcacaggtcccagaagattgcctggccagtcacagtgagcagcgcgtctcgcgcatgcgcagtgcgcgcccggctgtgtgGCCAcggccgggcgcccacagtaacaaTTCCGGCGCCGCCAAGAGGAGGGGGATAAGAGCAGGGGagaggacaggtgagtgtctgattattaaaagtcagcagctacactttttgtagctgctgacttttaaatgggtggaactccgctttaaagagagcACACAGTAAATACAGAAATCACATCCGTGATATGTAAAACAAGGAACAGTTCCAACAATAATAAGTCTACAGCACAAAGAACCTCTCCAT from Aquarana catesbeiana isolate 2022-GZ linkage group LG04, ASM4218655v1, whole genome shotgun sequence includes the following:
- the LOC141139539 gene encoding coagulation factor VII-like encodes the protein MKILSHILYVTLLLLSNVSCYKVFIEKEKAHHVLRKRANHLLEEIRPGNLERECYEETCSREEAREIFKSQEKTTEFWYHYKDLSPCKENPCQNGGICQQYHYTYTCLCPPLYAGRHCENVRQECWYKNGGCWQYCTDTPRALSVTCSCANGYTLEEDGKKCAPAVKFPCGLTAGSSRSLLDLELESDELFNTDYNITTRSPPSRTPTVSKPRKLNETLELSLSNETASAQTMNNPSATMSSQHLGGIKNDTNSSYISVGGYGPLENSATNMNHTNRTDNGHGYSESTLADEHARIVGGMLCELGQCPWQVLIRTIRGVDFCGGSLISARWVLSAAHCFEDVVPHHVTIGDYDKNLRDRDEQKILVLQVFSHPYYLGEYYDHDIGLLYLRNPAVFGEYSRPICLPSPSLGRLLTQEGEVGQVSGWGSTRYLGRASRFLLKVRLPVVSQEACTASTENVLTGNMFCAGYSIEAKDACKGDSGGPFAVLYRNSWYLVGVVSWGEGCAAEGKYGVYTRVSNYISWIKDTIIETEGFDESLVQTL